The DNA sequence GTCACCGGAAGCCAGCCTCGACCCCGAACTTGAGCTGACGGTGCTGCACCCGGCCGAGATGGAACTGAGCGAGACCATCAGGCAGGTGTTTGATCGCGTCAGCCAAACCAACCCGACCCGAGTCATATTCGACAGCCTGTCCGAGATGCGCCTGCTCGCGCAAAGCCCGCTGCGCTATCGGCGGCAGGTGCTGGCCCTCAAGCATTTCTTCACGACCCGACGCTGCACGGTCATCCTGATCGATGACCAGACCTCGGAAAGCGGAGATTTGCAGCTGCATTCGATCTCCCACGGCGTCGTGATGCTCGAGCAGCTGGCCATCGATTACGGCGCCGAGCGGCGGCGGCTGCGGGTGGTCAAGATGCGCGGCATCCAGTTCCGCGGCGGCTACCACGACTTCAGTATCAAAAAGGGTGGTTTGGAAATTTATCCGCGGCTGATCGCTGCCGAACATCATGCAACCTTTATCGGCGAACTGATCTCCAGCGGCAATGCCGAGCTGGACAAGATGCTCGGCGGCGGCCTGGAGCGCGGCACCAACGCGTTGCTGATCGGCGCGGCCGGCGTTGGCAAGTCTTCGCTGGCGCTGGGTTATGCCATCGCGGCGTGCCAACGCGGCGAGCAGGTTGGGTTTTTCATCTTCGATGAAGGTATCGGCACGCTGCTGGCCCGTGGTCGGGCGCTGGGACTCGATATCGAGCCCTGGATCGAAAAAGGGCTGCTGCACCTGCAACAGGTCGATCCCGCCGAGCTTTCACCTGGCGAATTTACTGCCGCAGTGCGCCATAGCGTCGAAGAACAGGGCGCGCGGGTGGTTGTGTTGGACAGCCTCAACGGCTATCTGAATGCAATGCCTGATGGCCGCTTTCTGATATTGCAGATGCACGAATTGCTCAGCTATCTGGGCCAGCAAGGCGTGATGAGCGTAATGGTAATGGCTCAGCATGGCTTGATCGGACCGATGGAAACGCCCGTGGATCTCAGCTATCTGAGTGATACGGTTATCATGCTGCGCTATTTCGAGCATGCCAGCGTCGTTCGCCGCGCGTTGTCGGTGGTCAAGAAACGCAGTGGTCGCCACGAAAGCACCATCCGGGAATTCAGGCTTGGCGCTTCCGGCATCAAGGTTGGGCCGCCGCTGTCAAACTTCAGCGGCATATTGTTGGGCACACCTGAGTACACTGGCGATGCCACTCCCCTCATGAAAGACGAGCATGACGACGCCTGAGCCAAAAAGCTCGACCGTAGCCATTTACGCCCCTATTGGGCGGGACGGTCCCGCCTCAGCCGATTTACTCCGCCGCAGCGGCATGGACGCTATTGTCTGCCACAGCGTCGATGAAGTGCTGAAGCACGCCGACACGAATGTCGACGCGGTATTCATTGCCGAGGAAGGTCTTTTCGGCCAGGACCTCGATGCGCTGTCGGCCTGGGTCGATCAACAACCGACCTGGTCCGATTTCCCGTTCGTAGTTCTGACCAGCAAACATCAACAACCGGCCGTCGCCGCCTGGCGTCAGCGCATGGTGGCGGCGTTGCGCAACGTCTCACTGCTCGAACGCCCAGTACAAAGCATTACCCTCAGCAGTGCGCTCCAGACCGCGTTGCGTGGAAGGCATCGCCAGTACGAGGTACGGGCGCTGATCGAGGAGCGCGAACAGGCATCCCTCGAACTGGAGGCGCTGGTCATGGAGCGCACCAGCGAACTGGAAAAGGCCAACCTCGAACTTCGCACACAAATGGCCGAGCGCGCGCATATCGAAGAAACGCTGCGCCAGACACAAAAGATCGAAGCCATCGGCCAGCTCACCGGCGGCGTCGCTCACGATTTCAACAATCTGCTGATGGTCATCTCAGGTGGCCTCGACATGATCGACCGACGAGCGGACCCGGAGCGCCGCCAGCGCCTGATGGACGGTATGCGTCAGGCCGCACAACGCGGCGCCGCCCTGACCCGCCAGTTGCTTGCGTTTTCACGACGCCAGTCGCTGGCCCCCGAGCCGGTGGACCTTGCCTTACGCATCAGCCAGATGCGCGAACTGCTCGACCGTAGCCTGCGCGGTGATATTCATGTTCAGGTGCAGTTTGCGCCGGACCTTTGGCCAATCGAGGTCGATCCCGGTGAACTGGAGCTGGTGATCCTCAACCTGGCGGTAAATGCTCGCGATGCCATGCCCGAAGGTGGCTCGATTCTGCTGCAGGCAACCAATGCGCCGAACGAGCAGGTGCTGGGCTGCCGGGGTGATTTCGTCAGGCTGGCGGTGATCGATTCGGGTACCGGTATCCCGGATGATCTGCGCGAGCGGGTGTTCGACCCCTTCTTTACCACCAAGGAAATCGGCAAAGGCTCCGGCCTGGGGCTTGCCCAGGTCTACGGTTTCGCCCGCCAGTCCGGCGGCACGGTGTGGCTCGATACCGAATGCGGGCGAGGCACCAGCGTGATCATGATGCTGCCTCGCTCGGCGCATGTGCCGGATCAAGTGCCCATCGAGGATGCCCGCATCGATGAATCTCCCGACGTGTCCGCAGGTAGCGTCCTGCTGGTCGACGACGACGAAGAAGTCGCCGCGCTGGTGGGCGAGATGCTCGAGCACCTCGGTTACCAAGTGATCCATTCTGCCAGCGCTGCCGCTGCCCTCGGGGCACTGGCGAACGGGCACCGAGTAGACGTTGTCTTTTCCGACGTGATGATGCCCGGCGGCATGAACGGCGTAGAACTGGCGCGAGAAATCCGCACGCGGCAACTCGGCATTCCTGTCCTGCTCACCAGCGGTTACGCCGAGGCGGCGAGAAAGTCGGCGGAGGCCGAAGGCGTGCATGTGCTGGCTAAGCCCTACCGCCTCGAAGAGCTGGGCGCGGCATTGAAACTTGCCATGGAAAGCGCCGAACTGACGAGCCTGGCCGCACTCTGATCCGCCTGCGGTTGTCCGACGAGACTCGCCGCGCCGCGAACTAAGCACATGCAGGGCCGTCGAAACGCGTGTTCCGAGCCGCTGCGGTTCGCCCTGACTTATGCCATTCGCCTGTGTCAATCAGAAGGAATCGCCCATGCCCGCCCCTCGGTATATCCCCTGTCCGCTTGCCCGCCCCACTAAACGGAGCACCGCAGCGCTGCTGGGCGTGTGGCTAATGGCCTGCTCGCTACCCTCGTTGGCCGACACGCAATCTCTGATCGACCGCGATGCGCAGAACAAGCGCCTCACTGAACAGTTGATGGCCAAGCCCAATCACCTCTCCCCCGCCCCGAGCGCCAAGTACAACCACATCATCACCTACGGCCAGTCGCTGGCTTCTGCCGCCGAAGGCTGGCCAGCACTGTCGAAACAGCCGGGCTACGACAATCTGATGCTGGGCGATGCAACACGTTCGGCAACCTTCAGCGGCGATCGCTTCGTACCGATCGGAGGGGCAGCATTCAAACCGCTCAAGGCGGTGGTGCAGTTCAAGCGCGATCCCAAGATCATTCTCGACGGCGATGCCATCGCGAAGCTGGAAAAGCACGCCCAGGAAGAAGGCGAGTCCGTTGAAGTCGGCGCGCTGAACATGGCGCGCCGGCTGTATCTGGAAAAGCACCGCGTCGAGGCCGATCCCGAGCATCTGTTCGTCGCCAGCAACGCCGCCACTTCGGGACGTTCCATTGCGCAACTGTCCAAGGTTGGTGGCACCAACGAGTACCATCGGGTATTGCAAGCCGTCGATCAGGCCAAGCAACTGGCGGATGACGAAGGCGCGAGCTACAGCCTCAGCGCTTTGTTCTGGTTACAGGGTGAGTACGATTACGCCGAGGTTCAGGGCGGGATCAACGACAAGGAAACCTACAAGGCAATGATGCGCCAGCTGCGCGATGACCTTTACGCCGACACCGCGCAGGCCATCGGGCAGCAACGCATGCCTGCCTTCATCAGCTACCAGACCGATGCCAAGACGTCGGTCGTGAACGGCAGCCTCGACATCGGCATGGCCCAGTGGGAACTGGCGCAGGAAGAGCCCAACTGGTACCTGGCCGGTCCGGTTTACCCCTACGTGGACAAGGGCACGCATCTTTCGGCCAACGGTTATCGCTGGTTCGGCCAGATGCTTGGCAAGGTTTACCACCAGGTCGTGGTCGAGCGCCGCAACTGGGTGCCTTTGTCGCCGCTCGGCGCCACGGTCGAGGGCCGTGAAATCCTCATCGATTTTCACGTCCCGCATCCTCCGCTGACGTTCGAAGAACCCTACCTTGGCCATCAGGCGCGAATGATCGACGGCCGGGGTTTCACCATGAGCGACGAGCAAGGTGAGGTGCCGATCGAAAGAGTCGAGATCGCCGCCGGTACGATTGTGCGTCTGACCGCCGGACGTGATCTGAGCGGTACGCCGCGCATCCGTTACGCCAGCCGCGCGGTCGGCGGCGCCGGCGAACTGCGTGACAGCGATCCGACCCTGGCTGACGCCCACTACGAGTACCTGCCGGACAAAGGCATGTGGCCGGAAGCCAATATCGACGCGCTGGTGGACGAACCCTACCCGCTGCATAACTGGAGCATCGCGTTCGAGATCGAGGCCAAGGCCAACGAGGCCGAGCGAACGCGCTGACAGCTGATACATCCGCCCCGAGCGCGACGTCAGCGCCCGGACTTCGATCCAGCAATCCGGACCGCCAGAATCAGGCAAGTACTGGGCAGAATCCGCCTAACGCCCGGTCTGCACGCCTCCCTAGCATTCACTCCACAGCACAGCAGTGCTGCATCCATGAATGCAATCGGAGGGTCTGCGCATGTCGAACATCAACGGAAAAGTCATCGCCATCACCGGTGCCAGCAGCGGCATCGGTGAAGCGACGGCGCGCCTGCTGGCCAGCCAGGGCGCGCGAGTGATTCTGGGCGCACGGCGGCTGGAACGCCTCGAAGCGCTGGCCGCCTCGATCATCGATGACGGTGGCAGTGCGGTGGTCCGAGCGCTGGACGTTACGAACCGCGCCGAGATGCAAGGTTTTATCGATTTCGCTGAACAACAGTTCGGGCGTGTCGACGTCATCGTCAACAACGCCGGCGTGATGCCGCTTTCGAAGCTCGAAGCGCTGAAAGTCGACGAGTGGGACCGGATGATCGACGTGAACATCCGCGGCGTGCTGCACGGTATCGCCGCTGGACTGCCGCTCATGCAGCGTCAGCGCAGCGGTCAGTTCATCAACATCGCCTCCATTGGTGCCTACGCGGTGAGTCCGACCGCTGCGGTGTATTGCGCGACCAAATATGCAGTACGCGCCATCAGCGAAGGGCTGCGCCAGGAGGTCGGTGGCGACATCCGCGTCACCTTGATATCCCCCGGCGTGACTGAATCCGAACTGGCCGAGAGCATCTCTGATGCAGACGCGCGCTCGGCCATGCGCGATTTCCGCCAGATCGCCATTCCCGCCGAGGCCATTGCCCGTGCGATTGCCTATGCCATCGATCAGCCAGCCGATGTGGATGTCAGCGAGCTGATCGTGCGCCCCACCGCCAGCCCTTACTGAGGAGACGTTCATGAATGGCAATGCAAGCAGAACCCTGATAGCGGCTGGACTGGCATTGCTCGCTGGCTTGTCGACGGCCGCTTCCTGCGCAGCCGACGAGAGCGAGCGGCACGAGCGAGGTCTGAAGGTGATGGAGCGGCTCTCCGGCGGCGCCGGGCAACCGGTGCTCGATGCGTTGCAACAGGATTATCCCTTTCTCGCCGAAAGCGTTACCGCCTACGCGCTCGGTGATGTCTGGGCTCGCCCAGGTCTGGATGATCGCACTCGCCAGCTGGCGACCGTCGCTGCGTTCGCCGCGCAAGGCAACCTGCCGTACCTGAAGATCCATGCCGGCTATGCGCTGCGGCTCGGGGTCACGCGCGATGAACTGAAAGAGGTGATCTATCTGACCACCGTTACCGCTGGTTTTCCGCGCGCCATCGATGCGGCGCAAGCGCTGCGGGAAGTGCCGGACCCGACAGCGACGCGTTGAGGCTCAGGCGATACTGCGTAGCCGCGCCATGTCCTTGATCGGGGAGGCGCCGAACAACCGGCTGTATTCGCGGCTGAATTGCGAGGGGCTTTCGTAGCCGACCCGGTAACCCGCGACCGACACCTCCACCCCTTCGGCCATCAACAACCGCCGAGCCTCCTGCAACCTGAGCTGTTTCTGGTATTGCAGCGGGCTCATGGCGGTCAGCGCCTTGAAACGGTGATGCAGGCTGGAACTGCTGAGATTGACCCGCCGCGCCAGATCCTCGATGCGCAGCGGCGCGACATAGTTCTGGTTGAGCCACTCGATGGCGCGGGTTACCCGATGCGACTGGCTACCCTGCAATGCGACCTCCTGTAGATGCTGGCCCTGTGGCCCGCAGAGCAGGCGATAGAAGATCTCGCGCAGCGCCAGTGGCGCCAGTACCGGAATGTCCTTTGGCTTATCCAACAAGCGCACCAGACGCAGGGTCGCGTCGAGCAACGACGCGTCGATACGGTCCAGATACAGGCCGCGCCCTGGTGCCTCGTCCACTGCAGCGAGCTGGCCGGATTCACTGATCAACCCGGCAATCAGCGACGGATCGATGTCGAGTCTGATGCACAAGTAAGGCTCTTGCGGCGAGGCGCGCACTACGCAACCTCCCACCGGGAGCGTGACCGAGACCACCAGGTAATGCAGCGGGTCATAGCAGTACAGCTCGTCGGCCAAACGCACTTCCTTGCCGCCCTGCACGATGATGCACAGCGCCGGCTTGTGCACGCCCCAGACCGGCTCGCCCGGCTCCGCGCAGCAAATCAGATGCAGGGGATCAATGGCGGTCGGGTGCACGCCATCGCCATCGACGAAACGTTCGACTAGCTGCGCCAGCTCGGCGCGCTGTGCCAGGGTTTCATCGTCTGACGGAGCGATGAATGAATTCATGGGCAGGCTCCTTGATGCGAAGGGAATCAGCGTAGCTGTTGTTGACCCGCTATGCCGCCTGCCACCAATTATCTTCCAAAAAAAAGCCGGCGTTAGCCGGCAATTTTCGAAGCAATGAACGATCAGCTACGGGCGCGTTCTGCGTCGCGCAAGGCTTTGACCTGATCGTGGTTGCGTTGCACGCCCTGAAACTGGCGCTGGACCACCACGCGAATATCGGCTGGCAGGTCCTTTTCGAGCGCCTTGCGATAGCTCTTTAGGGCCACGTCTTCGCCACGCTCGCATTCGTTGAGAATCGCTTCGTCGCTTTTACCCGTGATCATTGATTTGAGGTCGACCCAGCGACGGTGCATGTCTCCCGCAACGCTGGTGGAAGTCTCCGGGTCACCACCCAGGGTGCGCACCAGTTGCTGCAGTTCGGCGGCGGCCGTGGCGCAGTCTTGCGCACGCTGGGTCATGGTGGTCTTCAGCTGGGGGTTCTTGAGGTCTTCAGCACATTCGCGGAAGCCTTTCTCGCCGTCCTTGCTGGTTTCGATGAGATCGTTGAGCACGGAAATGGTGTCTTTGGTATCCATTGAATAGTCCTCCTGGGGCTTGCTAAAACGGCCGGAAACAGCACGGCCAACCTGTTAAGTCGACTGCCCCGCTTCGTCAAAGGTTCAGCCCGCCTGCCTCGGCGATGTGCCCTGTCGATAACTTCGAACAACCGTTTCGCGCTCGCGATTGTCCCAAGAATGACTGCCGTCCCGGCAGAAGCGCACATAATCCTGAGCCATCGCCGTCGAGCCCTGCGAAACATGCCGGAATACCTCGCCCCCGTTCCCCGTTGGGAACCCCACGAACGTCCATCCATGCCCGGTTCGCCGGCGATCCTGCTGCATCCGATGCCGATGCGCATCGCCTATGCCTGTGTCGCCGTGCTGGTCGGGCTGACCGGCGGCCTGGGCAACGCGCTGTTCATCGCCAACCTGCCGAGCATTCAGGGCGACCTTGGCCTGACGCCGTCGCAAGCCGCCTGGCTGCCGGCAGCGTATTTCATGGTCAACGTCTCCGCCAATTTGCTGATGATCAAGTTCCGCCAGCAGTACGGCTTGCGCCGCTTCGCCGAGATCGGGCTGACGCTCTATGCGCTGCTGAGCATCGCTCACGTATTCGTCGAAGGGCTGGAAATGGCGGTGTTCGTTCGCGCTGCCAGTGGACTGGCGGCGGCCACCACCTCTTCCCTCGGGCTGTTCTACATGTTGCAGGCGTTCCGCAAAGCGGATCTGCCAAAGGGGGTCATCCTCGGTTTCGGCATTTCTCAGCTCGGCACGCCATTGGCCTGGCTGATGTCGCCGACATTGTTGGACATGGGCGAATGGCACCGCCTCTACGTGTTCGAGAGCGGCCTGGCACTTTGTTCGCTGGCGGCAGTGGTGGTGCTCAAGTTGCCCCTGGGCGAACGCATCAAGGTCTTCGAGCCGCTGGATTTTCTCACCTTCGCCCTGCTCGCCCCGGCGCTGGCGTTGATCGCTGCGGTGCTGGCCCAGGGTCGAATACTTTGGTGGACCGAGCAGCCCTGGCTCGGCTACGCGCTGATCGTCGCGCTGGTGCTGATGTGCACAGCATTCATGATCGAACACCACAGACGCAATCCCTTGCTGCATACCCGCTGGCTCGGCACCGCTGAAATGCTGCGCTTCGCCTTCGGTGCCTTGGCGCTGCGTCTGCTGTTGTCAGAGCAAACCTACGGCGCGGTCGGCCTGCTGCAAACGCTAGGCATGGGCACTGAGCAGTTACAGCCGCTGTATGCAGTGATTCTGCTCGGGTTGAGCATGGGTATCGCCGGCAGCGCGATGACCTTCAGCCCGACCACCGCCCTGCCACAAATCCTGCTGTCGATCGTGCTGATCGCAATCGCCAGTTTCCTCGACATCGACGCCACCAACCTCACCCGCCCGCACGACATGTTTCTTAGCCAGGGCCTGCTGGCCTTCGCCAGTGGCATGTTCCTCGGCCCGCTGCTGATCACCGGCATCGGCAAGGCGCTGCGCAACGGGCCGAATTATCTGGTCAGCTTCATCGTGCTGTTCACCATGACCCAAAGCCTCGGCGGGCTCGCGGCGCCAGCGTTGTTCGGCACCTATCAGGTGATGCGTGAGAAATACCATTCCAGCCATCTGACCGAGCAGGTGGTGCCGGGCGATCCGCGCATCGCGCAACGGCTGCAAGCCCAGAGCCAGGCGCTGGCGCCGCGCCAAAGCGACCCTCAATTGCGCCAAGCACAGAGCGCGGCGCAGCTGAGCCAAGCGACCACGCGCGAAGCCAATGTGTTGGCCTTCAATGATGTATTCCGGCTGATCGGTATGCTCGCCATCGGCGTGTTCGGCTGGTCGCTCTACCACACACTGCGCATCGCGCGGCAGAACAGGAATGCCCCGCCTCCATGAGTGAAACCAAACGACCCGACGAAGAAGAAGTCTTGCAGACGGCTCAACCACCGCAGCCCTCAGCCGCGATGACGGACGCCGGCCCAGCGCCGGACGATCCGCCGAAGACGATCAAGCCGAGCCGGCGCACGGTCATTCTGATGGTACTGGTCGCCCTGGCCGGCATTCTGGCGATCCTCTACGCCTGGCAGCTGTGGCCGTTCAGCAACCGTGTCGCGGTCACCGAAAACGCCTATGTGCGAGGGCAGATCACCGTGCTCGCGCCGCAGGTCAACGGCTACGTCACCGAGGTGCCGGTGCAGGATTTCGAGCAAGTCGCGCGCGGCCAGCCGCTGGTGCGCATCGATGATCGACAGTATCGCCAGCTGGTCGAGCAGCGCCGTGCCGAGTTGGCTGCGCAGCGTTTCGAACTGGAGAACCTCGAGCAAACCCTGGCCTCCAACCGCGCCACGCTGGCGTCACGCCGCGCCGAGTTGTCCGCCGCTGAAGCCGAATTGCAACGCGCCCTGGCCGACGAAAAACGCGTCAACGAGCTGGCCGAACGTGGCTCGGTCTCGATTCGCGAACGCGACCAGATCCGCGCCAGCGCTCGCGCCGCAGCGGCAAACGTGAAGCAGGCCCAGGCTGCCATCGCCATTGCCGAGCAGACGCTGAAGGCTAGCGAAGTCTCACGCGGCGGGCTTCAGGCGCAAGTGGAGATTGGCGAAGCGGCATTGAAGCGGGCTCAGATTGACCTGGACAACACGGTCATCGAAGCGCCGCGCGACGGCCAGATCAGCGAAGTCACGGTGCGCCAGGGCCAGTACGTCGCGGCCGGCTCGCAGCTGCTCTATCTAGTGCCGGAGCAACTTTGGATCATCGCCAATTACAAGGAAACCCAAACCTTCGCCATGCGCCCAGGCCAGCCGGTTTCCATTGAGGTCGATGCGCTGGACGGTGCTCGCCTGAGCGGGCGTGTACAGCGTTTGGCACCGGCCACCGGCTCGGAATTCAGCGTGCTGCGCCCGGATAATGCGACCGGCAACTTCACCAAGGTGGTGCAGCGGATACCGGTGCGCATTTCCATCGATCCGAACCAGCCACTGAGCCAACGCCTGCGACCGGGGCTTTCGGTGGTCACGCACGTGGATACCAGCGGCGACGCCGAAGCCATTGAAACCGCAGCGGAAGACGCGCGATGAGACGTCCGTTTCGCGTTCCGGGATTATTGCCGGGCCTGCTGCTGATCATGTTGGCGGGCTGCATGCCACCGAGGCAGCCGCTGCCGGCTGACGCCACAGTCACTCCACCAGCGCAATGGCGCGACGAGGCGGCGCGCACAGCCGAAATCTCCGCGAACTGGTGGCAGGCTTTTGGTGATCCGCAGCTGACGACACTGGTCGAAGCGGCGCTGGCACATAACACCGACGTGCTGATCGCCGCGTCGCGGGTCGAACAGGCACGCGAGCAGATCCGTCTGTCCCACGCCTCGCTGCTGCCGAATCTGGACGCGGTGCTGGGTGCGCAACGCACACGCGAGCTCAGCGTGCTCGGCATCGCCCACACCACGGCAGTGCAGCCCTCGCTGCAGGTGTCTTACGAGCTGGATATCTGGGGCCGGCTACGGCGTCTGCGCGAAGCCGCGCAATTGCAATATCAGGCCAGCGAGGCTGAACGCGACGCGGTGCGCTTGGCTGTCGCCAGCACCACGGCACGCGCTTATGTCTCGCTGCTGTCGCTGGACCGGCAGCTGTACGTGACCCGCGAAACCGTCGAGTCGCGTCAGCAGGCGCTGCGTGTCGCCGAAGACCGCGCCAGCCTCGGCTACACCTCACAGCTGGAGCTGACCCAGGCGCAGTCCGAATACGAAGCCGCGGCGCAATTGCTGCCTCAATTGAAGCAGGCGATTCGCGAGCAGGAACATGCCTTGCGTCTGCTCACCGGAGCGCTCCCGGGCGCGGTGCAGCGCGGAGCCGGATTGCTTGCCATCGAGCCGCCCGACGTGCCCGTCGCGTTGCCTTCGGAACTGCTGCGACGGCGTCCGGATATTCATCAGGCCGAACTGCTGCTGGCGGCCAGCGACCTCAACCTGCAAGCCCAGCGCGACCGCTTCCTGCCGCAGGTGCAGGTATCGGCCAGCCTCGGCCAGCTGTTCGTCAATTCGCTGGATTACGACCCGGTTCGCGTCTGGGATATCGGTGCCAGCGTGCTGGCACCGATCTTCGATGCCGGGCGCTTGGAAGCGGGCGTGAACATCGCGGTCGCGCAACGCAATGAAGCGGCCTTCGCCTATCGCGCG is a window from the Pseudomonas sp. MTM4 genome containing:
- a CDS encoding AraC family transcriptional regulator, translating into MNSFIAPSDDETLAQRAELAQLVERFVDGDGVHPTAIDPLHLICCAEPGEPVWGVHKPALCIIVQGGKEVRLADELYCYDPLHYLVVSVTLPVGGCVVRASPQEPYLCIRLDIDPSLIAGLISESGQLAAVDEAPGRGLYLDRIDASLLDATLRLVRLLDKPKDIPVLAPLALREIFYRLLCGPQGQHLQEVALQGSQSHRVTRAIEWLNQNYVAPLRIEDLARRVNLSSSSLHHRFKALTAMSPLQYQKQLRLQEARRLLMAEGVEVSVAGYRVGYESPSQFSREYSRLFGASPIKDMARLRSIA
- a CDS encoding efflux transporter outer membrane subunit, which produces MRRPFRVPGLLPGLLLIMLAGCMPPRQPLPADATVTPPAQWRDEAARTAEISANWWQAFGDPQLTTLVEAALAHNTDVLIAASRVEQAREQIRLSHASLLPNLDAVLGAQRTRELSVLGIAHTTAVQPSLQVSYELDIWGRLRRLREAAQLQYQASEAERDAVRLAVASTTARAYVSLLSLDRQLYVTRETVESRQQALRVAEDRASLGYTSQLELTQAQSEYEAAAQLLPQLKQAIREQEHALRLLTGALPGAVQRGAGLLAIEPPDVPVALPSELLRRRPDIHQAELLLAASDLNLQAQRDRFLPQVQVSASLGQLFVNSLDYDPVRVWDIGASVLAPIFDAGRLEAGVNIAVAQRNEAAFAYRATALQAFAEVENSLSAVGNLRQQIERVEARRAVLERSLTFAEDRYRAGYSSYLETLDAQRNLFNTELTAVQLRESQLNALIGLYQVLGGGWQAAAER
- a CDS encoding MFS transporter, producing the protein MPGSPAILLHPMPMRIAYACVAVLVGLTGGLGNALFIANLPSIQGDLGLTPSQAAWLPAAYFMVNVSANLLMIKFRQQYGLRRFAEIGLTLYALLSIAHVFVEGLEMAVFVRAASGLAAATTSSLGLFYMLQAFRKADLPKGVILGFGISQLGTPLAWLMSPTLLDMGEWHRLYVFESGLALCSLAAVVVLKLPLGERIKVFEPLDFLTFALLAPALALIAAVLAQGRILWWTEQPWLGYALIVALVLMCTAFMIEHHRRNPLLHTRWLGTAEMLRFAFGALALRLLLSEQTYGAVGLLQTLGMGTEQLQPLYAVILLGLSMGIAGSAMTFSPTTALPQILLSIVLIAIASFLDIDATNLTRPHDMFLSQGLLAFASGMFLGPLLITGIGKALRNGPNYLVSFIVLFTMTQSLGGLAAPALFGTYQVMREKYHSSHLTEQVVPGDPRIAQRLQAQSQALAPRQSDPQLRQAQSAAQLSQATTREANVLAFNDVFRLIGMLAIGVFGWSLYHTLRIARQNRNAPPP
- a CDS encoding sialate O-acetylesterase, with amino-acid sequence MPAPRYIPCPLARPTKRSTAALLGVWLMACSLPSLADTQSLIDRDAQNKRLTEQLMAKPNHLSPAPSAKYNHIITYGQSLASAAEGWPALSKQPGYDNLMLGDATRSATFSGDRFVPIGGAAFKPLKAVVQFKRDPKIILDGDAIAKLEKHAQEEGESVEVGALNMARRLYLEKHRVEADPEHLFVASNAATSGRSIAQLSKVGGTNEYHRVLQAVDQAKQLADDEGASYSLSALFWLQGEYDYAEVQGGINDKETYKAMMRQLRDDLYADTAQAIGQQRMPAFISYQTDAKTSVVNGSLDIGMAQWELAQEEPNWYLAGPVYPYVDKGTHLSANGYRWFGQMLGKVYHQVVVERRNWVPLSPLGATVEGREILIDFHVPHPPLTFEEPYLGHQARMIDGRGFTMSDEQGEVPIERVEIAAGTIVRLTAGRDLSGTPRIRYASRAVGGAGELRDSDPTLADAHYEYLPDKGMWPEANIDALVDEPYPLHNWSIAFEIEAKANEAERTR
- a CDS encoding ATPase domain-containing protein, with the translated sequence MTESPDFTFTQDDDSLRISTGSEGLDDILGGGLDPNRMYLYEGSPGSGKTTLALQFLLEGVRKGEQVLYVTLSETKQELELVAKRHGWTLEGIDVFELVSPEASLDPELELTVLHPAEMELSETIRQVFDRVSQTNPTRVIFDSLSEMRLLAQSPLRYRRQVLALKHFFTTRRCTVILIDDQTSESGDLQLHSISHGVVMLEQLAIDYGAERRRLRVVKMRGIQFRGGYHDFSIKKGGLEIYPRLIAAEHHATFIGELISSGNAELDKMLGGGLERGTNALLIGAAGVGKSSLALGYAIAACQRGEQVGFFIFDEGIGTLLARGRALGLDIEPWIEKGLLHLQQVDPAELSPGEFTAAVRHSVEEQGARVVVLDSLNGYLNAMPDGRFLILQMHELLSYLGQQGVMSVMVMAQHGLIGPMETPVDLSYLSDTVIMLRYFEHASVVRRALSVVKKRSGRHESTIREFRLGASGIKVGPPLSNFSGILLGTPEYTGDATPLMKDEHDDA
- a CDS encoding PA2169 family four-helix-bundle protein, encoding MDTKDTISVLNDLIETSKDGEKGFRECAEDLKNPQLKTTMTQRAQDCATAAAELQQLVRTLGGDPETSTSVAGDMHRRWVDLKSMITGKSDEAILNECERGEDVALKSYRKALEKDLPADIRVVVQRQFQGVQRNHDQVKALRDAERARS
- a CDS encoding SDR family oxidoreductase codes for the protein MSNINGKVIAITGASSGIGEATARLLASQGARVILGARRLERLEALAASIIDDGGSAVVRALDVTNRAEMQGFIDFAEQQFGRVDVIVNNAGVMPLSKLEALKVDEWDRMIDVNIRGVLHGIAAGLPLMQRQRSGQFINIASIGAYAVSPTAAVYCATKYAVRAISEGLRQEVGGDIRVTLISPGVTESELAESISDADARSAMRDFRQIAIPAEAIARAIAYAIDQPADVDVSELIVRPTASPY
- a CDS encoding response regulator, whose protein sequence is MDAIVCHSVDEVLKHADTNVDAVFIAEEGLFGQDLDALSAWVDQQPTWSDFPFVVLTSKHQQPAVAAWRQRMVAALRNVSLLERPVQSITLSSALQTALRGRHRQYEVRALIEEREQASLELEALVMERTSELEKANLELRTQMAERAHIEETLRQTQKIEAIGQLTGGVAHDFNNLLMVISGGLDMIDRRADPERRQRLMDGMRQAAQRGAALTRQLLAFSRRQSLAPEPVDLALRISQMRELLDRSLRGDIHVQVQFAPDLWPIEVDPGELELVILNLAVNARDAMPEGGSILLQATNAPNEQVLGCRGDFVRLAVIDSGTGIPDDLRERVFDPFFTTKEIGKGSGLGLAQVYGFARQSGGTVWLDTECGRGTSVIMMLPRSAHVPDQVPIEDARIDESPDVSAGSVLLVDDDEEVAALVGEMLEHLGYQVIHSASAAAALGALANGHRVDVVFSDVMMPGGMNGVELAREIRTRQLGIPVLLTSGYAEAARKSAEAEGVHVLAKPYRLEELGAALKLAMESAELTSLAAL
- a CDS encoding carboxymuconolactone decarboxylase family protein; protein product: MNGNASRTLIAAGLALLAGLSTAASCAADESERHERGLKVMERLSGGAGQPVLDALQQDYPFLAESVTAYALGDVWARPGLDDRTRQLATVAAFAAQGNLPYLKIHAGYALRLGVTRDELKEVIYLTTVTAGFPRAIDAAQALREVPDPTATR
- a CDS encoding HlyD family secretion protein, which encodes MSETKRPDEEEVLQTAQPPQPSAAMTDAGPAPDDPPKTIKPSRRTVILMVLVALAGILAILYAWQLWPFSNRVAVTENAYVRGQITVLAPQVNGYVTEVPVQDFEQVARGQPLVRIDDRQYRQLVEQRRAELAAQRFELENLEQTLASNRATLASRRAELSAAEAELQRALADEKRVNELAERGSVSIRERDQIRASARAAAANVKQAQAAIAIAEQTLKASEVSRGGLQAQVEIGEAALKRAQIDLDNTVIEAPRDGQISEVTVRQGQYVAAGSQLLYLVPEQLWIIANYKETQTFAMRPGQPVSIEVDALDGARLSGRVQRLAPATGSEFSVLRPDNATGNFTKVVQRIPVRISIDPNQPLSQRLRPGLSVVTHVDTSGDAEAIETAAEDAR